In Pantoea cypripedii, the DNA window AATAGCATAAATCACCGCCTGAAACAGCGTTCAGCCACCATCGCGACCTATTCAGGGGCGAGTATAACGATAAACAGGGAATACCTGACTTTCATCTGATTTTTTTCGTCCTATTCTCAACATAAGCGCAGCCAGGAAATTTCACATTTTACGGCTCTTGCTGGCGCGTATAACGGGATTTGCTCATGCTTGCCTTATACATTCAGCCGGAGAATTCCATGAAGCCGAAGCATTCCCTTTCTGAAGCCGATGTGACGCCAGAAAGTATCTTCAATATGCAGCGTCGTCAGGTGCTGAAGGCCCTTGGCCTGGGTGCTGCTGCTGCCAGCCTGCCACGGGTCGCACAGGCCGATGTACTCAGCTGGTTCAAAGGCAACGATCGCCCCGCCGCGCCAGCTGGAAAAGCGCTGCAATTCAGTAAACCGCCCGCCTGGCAGGCGGATTTACCGCTCACGCCCTTTGATAAGGTCGCGGGCTACAATAACTTCTATGAATTTGGCCTCGATAAGGCCGATCCAGCCGCCAATGCCGGAACGCTGAAGACGGATCCCTGGCAGCTACGTATTGAAGGCGAAGTCGCAAAACCGATCACGCTGGATATGGATGACATCTTTAAACGTTTTGCGATGGAGCAGCGTATCTATCGCATGCGCTGTGTTGAAGCCTGGTCAATGGTGATCCCCTGGGTGGGATTTGAGCTGAACAAGTTACTGAAACTGGCGGAACCCACCAGCAATGCGCGTTTTGTGGCGTTTCAGACGCTCTACGCCCCGGATCAAATGCCAGGTCAGAAAGATCGCTTTATCGGCGGCGGGCTGGATTATCCTTATGTCGAGGGATTACGTATGGATGAAGCGATGCATCCCCTGACCCTGCTCAGCACCGGCGTGTATGGCAAAGCGTTGCCACCACAAAATGGCGCGCCGATCCGCCTGACCGTACCGTGGAAATACGGTTTTAAAGGCATTAAATCGATCGTCAAAATTACCCTGACACACGATCAGCCGCCGACCACCTGGAATCAAATCGCCGCTAATGAATATGGGTTTTATGCCAACGTTAACCCGCATGTCGATCATCCCCGCTGGTCGCAGGCGACGGAGCGTTTTATTGGTCCGGGGGGCATTCTGAAGGTGGAACGCCAGCCAACGCTGCTGTTTAACGGCTATGCCAAAGAGGTAGCCTCGCTCTATCACGGGCTGGATTTACGGGAGAACTACTGAGTGCGTCTGACATTACGCCATATCACCTGGCTGAAAGTGGTGCTGCATCTGGCGGCTTTTCTGCCGCTGGTGTGGCTGTTTTTTGCCGCCAGTCAGGGCTGGTTAAGCGCCGATCCGGCCAAAGATATCCAGCATTTTACCGGCAGAATGGCACTTAAATTGTTGCTGGCGACGCTATTGGTCAGCCCATTAACGCGTTACGCCAAACAACCCCTGCTGATTCGCACCCGTCGCATGCTCGGTCTGTGGTGCTTCGCCTGGGCCTGTCTGCATCTGCTGAGTTATTATCTGCTGGAATTAGGTGTCAATAATCTGCGATTACTCGGCAGTGAGTTGATATCCCGCCCCTACCTGACACTGGGTATTATCTGCTGGCTGGTGCTGTTTGCGCTGGCAATCACCTCCTTTCAACGCGCACAACGTAAATTGGGACGTCGCTGGCAAACTCTGCACAATGGTATCTATCTGGTGGCGATCCTCGCACCTATTCACTATCTTTGGTCAGTTAAAGTCCTGTCACCACAGCCGCTGATTTATGCTTTGCTGGCTCTGCTGCTGTTGGGCTGGCGTTACAATAAGTTGCGAAAACTATTCTCCCGATAATTTCTGCACGGTTGTCATCCTGCTGCAATTTCTGTTAAAAGGTGTGGCCTTCTGGCCGCATCCGATCATCTTCGCAGATAAGACCAGTATTTTGCTGCGAATTGCGACGAAACGGATATAATGCCCGGCTTTATTGCAAGTGAAGTCTTCTTTTTCACTCGGAAGAGTGACAAAGGAAGATTGTCGCGGTATTTTACGCGATGCCTGAATAATTGCAGGAGATAGCAGCAAGATGGCGCACAACTTTCACATACTGCTTTTGAACGGACCCAACCTGAATTTGCTGGGAACGCGTGAGCCTGAGAAGTATGGGCACACCACGCTGGCGCAAATTGTCAGCGATCTGACGCAACAGGCTGATCAGCACCATGTGAAATTGAGTCATTTGCAATCGAACGCGGAGTTTCAATTGATCGATCGTATTCACGAGGCCAGAGGCAATGTGGATTACATCATCATCAATCCAGCGGCATTCACACACACCAGCGTCGCGCTGCGTGATGCCCTGCTGGCGGTCGATATTCCCTTTATCGAGGTGCATCTGACCAATGTGCATGCACGCGAACCGTTCCGCCATCACTCCTATCTTTCCGATGTATCTGCCGGTGTCATCTGTGGACTTGGCGCTGACGGATACTCGTGGGCTTTACAAACGGCCGTAAAACGCCTGACACATTCCAATTAAACAGAGTACGGAACCACACTCATGGATATTCGTAAAATTAAGAAACTGATCGAACTGGTTGAAGAGTCTGGCATCGCTGAGCTGGAAATCTCTGAGGGCGAAGAGTCCGTTCGTATCAGCCGTTCACCTGCCAATGTCGGTTATCCTATGATGCAGCAGGCTTATGCTGCACCTGCGCCGCAGGTTGCTCCTCTGGCTGCTGCGGTTGCCCCTGCTGTTGCTGCACCGGTTGCGGAAGCCGCTAAACCGGAAATCAGCGGCCACATCGTGCGTTCACCGATGGTAGGCACCTTCTATCGCACCCCTAGCCCGGACGCGAAAGCCTTTATCGAAGTCGGCCAGAAAGTTAACGCCGGCGATACCCTGTGCATCGTTGAAGCGATGAAAATGATGAACCAGATCGAAGCCGACAAATCCGGCGTTGTGAAAGCGATTCTGGTGGAAAGTGGCCAGCCGGTTGAATTTGACGAGCCGCTGGTTGTCATCGAATAACGAGGCGAACCATGCTGGATAAAATTGTCATTGCTAACCGCGGTGAGATCGCGTTGCGCATTCTGCGTGCCTGTAAAGAACTGGGCATCAAGACTGTGGCGGTGCACTCCACGGCGGACCGCGACCTGAAGCACGTGCTGCTGGCTGACGAAACTGTCTGCATCGGCCCGGCGCAGTCGGTCAAAAGTTATCTCAATATCCCGGCCCTGATCTCCGCCGCCGAAATTACCGGCGCGGTTGCGATCCACCCGGGTTATGGCTTCCTGTCTGAGAACGCCGATTTCGCCGAGCAGGTTGAACGTTCTGGCTTTATCTTTATCGGCCCGAAAGCGGACACCATCCGCCTGATGGGTGACAAAGTGTCGGCGATCACCGCAATGAAAAAAGCCGGTGTACCGACCGTACCAGGTTCCGATGGCCCACTGACCGAAGACATGGATAAAAACCGTGCCTTCGCCAAACGCATCGGCTATCCGGTCATCATCAAAGCCTCTGGCGGCGGCGGTGGTCGTGGTATGCGTGTCGTGCGCAGCGACAAGGATCTCGAGCAGTCCATTAACATGACGAAAGCGGAAGCCAAAGCGGCTTTCAACAACGACATGGTTTATATGGAGAAATACCTCGAAAATCCACGTCACATCGAAATCCAGGTCATGGCCGATGGCCAGGGCAACGCGATTTATCTGGCAGAACGCGACTGCTCCATGCAGCGTCGTCACCAGAAAGTGGTTGAAGAAGCACCAGCACCGGGCATCACGCCAGAGCTGCGCAGCTTCATCGGCGATCGCTGTGCCAAAGCCTGTGTAGATATCGGTTACCGTGGCGCAGGCACCTTTGAGTTCCTGTTCGAAAACGGTGAGTTCTACTTTATCGAGATGAACACCCGTATTCAGGTAGAGCATCCGGTCACCGAGATGATCACCGGCGTTGACCTGATCAAAGAACAGCTGCGCATTGCCGCCGGCCAGCCGCTGTCTATCCGTCAGGAAGATGTGATGATTCGCGGCCATGCGGTGGAATGCCGTATCAACGCCGAAGACCCGAACACCTTCCTGCCAAGCCCGGGTAAGATCACGCGTTTCCACGCACCGGGTGGCTTTGGTGTGCGCTGGGAATCGCATATCTATGCCGGATACACGGTACCGCCGTACTACGATTCCATGATCGGCAAGCTGATCACTTACGGTGAAAACCGTGACGTGGCCATTGCCCGCATGAAAAATGCGCTGGCGGAATTGATCATTGACGGGATCAAGACCAACGTCGAACTGCAGATGAAAATCATGTCCGACGAAAACTTCCAGCAGGGTGGTACCAATATCCACTACCTGGAGAAAAAACTCGGCATGCAAGAGTAATCCCTGCAACGCAGAGTTCCTTTGAGGCCGGTTAAACCGGCCTTTTTCATTTTTGTTGCCTTTGAGGTTGCATGATGGATTGGCGTTTTGTGCAAGCGAATAAAGAGGCGCGCTGGGCGTTTTATCTGGCGCTGGCGTATCTCGCTGTGTGGGGGCTTTCCGCCTGGCTGGGGGGGAATGCGGCTGGAATAACTGGCCTGCCCCGTTGGTTTGAGCTCTCCTGCCTGTTTGCTCCCGTGCTGTTTATTGTGTTGTGCTGGTTGATGGTACGGATGGTTTTCCGCGATATGTCACTGGAGGACAAAGATGGAAAGTGAAATCATTCTTCCCCTGCTGGCTTATCTGGTGCTGATTGCCGCGCTGTCGGTATTTGCCATGCGCAAGCAACGCCAGGGCAACTTCCTGACGGAATATTTTCTCGGCAACCGGTCAATGGGTGGCTTCGTGCTGGCGATGACCGTCACCGCGACCTATATCAGCGCCAGCTCGTTTATTGGCGGCCCAGGGGCTGCGTATAAATATGGCCTGGGCTGGGTACTGCTCGCCATGATTCAGGTCCCTGCCGTGTGGTTGTCACTCGGTGTACTGGGAAAAAAATTCGCCATTCTGGCGCGTCGTTACAATGCGGTGACGTTGAATGACATGCTGTATGGCCGCTATCGCAGCCCGCTGCTGATCTGGTTAGCCAGCCTGAGTCTGCTGGTGGCTTTTATCGGCGCGATGACGGTGCAGTTCATTGGCGGCGCACGTTTGCTGGAAACGGCGGCGGGCATTCCCTACGATACCGGGCTGCTGATTTTTGGCGGCACTATTGCGCTTTACACCGCGTTTGGCGGCTTCCGTGCCAGCGTGCTGAATGATGCAATGCAGGGACTTGTGATGCTGGCAGGTACCTTCCTGCTGCTGTTTGCGGTGATTCATCAGGCGGGCGGGCTGGAAACCGCGGTGACGAAATTGCGCGCCATCGACCCGCAACTGGTATCGCCAGAAGGCGTTGGCAATGTGATCACGCCGACATTCCTCAGCTCGTTTGCCGTACTGGTGTGTTTTGGTGTGATCGGCCTGCCGCATACCGCCGTGCGCTGTATTTCGTATAAAGACAGCAAGGCGATGCATCGTGGCATCATTATTGGCACCATCGTGGTAGTGATCCTGATGCTGGGGATGCATCTGGCGGGCGCACTGGGCCGCGCGATCCTGCCGGATCTGACCGTACCTGATCGGGTGATCCCTACACTGATGATCACCGTGCTGCCACCAATGGCCGCTGGTGTTTTTCTTGCCGCACCAATGGCGGCGATCATGTCGACAATTAACGCGCAGCTGCTGCAATCCTCCGCTACCCTGATCAAAGACCTCTATTTGCGTATCGCGCCGCAGCATAGCGAGAATGAAGCGCGCCTGCGCATGCTCTCCGGCACCATCACCTTTGTGCTGGGTTTATTGCTGTTGCTGGCCGCCTGGAACCCACCGGATATGATCATCTGGCTAAACCTGCTGGCTTTTGGTGGCCTCGAAGCCGTGTTCCTGTGGCCACTGGTACTCGGGTTGTACTGGGAGCGCGCAAACGCTGCTGGCGCTATCAGCGGGATGGTCGTCGGTGCCGGTTGCTATACGCTGCTCGCCAGCCTGAAACTGGAACTGTGGGGCTTCCATCCTATCGTTCCATCATTGATCCTTAGCCTGCTGGCCTTTCTGGCAGGTAACCTATTTGGCAGCACGCCTGACGCACAAGACGCTGCCCTGGAATAAAGAGAAACGCTATGCCATGGATTCAAATCAAAATTAACAGCACCGGTGAGCACGCGGAAACACTGAGCGATGCGCTGATGGAGAGCGGGGCCGTGTCTGTGACCTTCCAGGACACCCACGATAACCCGGTGTATGAGCCACTGCCGGGTGAGACGCTGCTGTGGGGCGATACCGATGTTATCGGCCTGTTTGATGCCGAAACGGAGATGGACGATGTTGTCGCGGAACTGAGCCAGCACCCGCTGCTTGGCAGCGGTTTCCGTCATAAGATCGAACAGATCGAGGACAAAGACTGGGAACGCGAATGGATGGATAATTTCCACCCGATGCGTTTCGGCGAGCGTTTATGGATCTGCCCGAGCTGGCGTGAAGTCCCGGATCCCAACGCTGTCAACGTGATGCTCGACCCAGGCCTGGCATTTGGCACCGGCACCCACCCGACCACCTCGCTGTGTCTGAGCTGGCTGGATGGTCTCGATTTACAGGGTAAGACGGTCATCGACTTTGGCTGTGGCTCCGGCATTCTGGCGATTGCCGCACTAAAGCTGGGAGCTGCACAGGCGATTGGTATTGATATCGACCCGCAGGCGATTCAGGCCAGCCGCGATAACGCAGAGCGTAATGGCGTGGCCGACCGCCTGGCGCTTTATCTGCCCCATCAGCAGCCGGAAAATCTGACGGCGGATGTGGTGGTCGCGAATATTCTTGCCGGCCCGCTGCGCGAACTGGCTCCGTTAATCAGCGTTCTGCCAAAATCCGGGGGACATCTGGGGTTATCCGGCGTGCTGGCCAGCCAGGCCGACAGCGTTTGTGAAGCCTACACCGAACGTTTTGTGCTGGACCCGGTGGCAGAAAAAGAAGAGTGGTGTCGGATTACCGGTGTACGCCGCTAATCCCGCACAATTAGCGCAGTTCATTGTTTCCACCCCGCCACATCTCTTGCTAATCGGGCGATGTGGCGTTTTTTATGTTGTGATTTAGTTCAAATTTTCAGAAAAACTTTTGTACACAATTTCAGCGTATTTTTTTAATCCACTGAATAGTATAGGTATTTCTTATAGCTCACGCTGATCGGCCTCAATTCCTTGATCTTTCCCTGCGAATTGTTCAAAGTTTGGCCTTTCATCTTCGTGAAAAAATGCGTAATATACGCCGCCTTGCGAACAGTTAGGGTCACTTCTTTTTCATGCGCATTGGACATCATCAGCTTCGTAATCGACTCATCGCTGCGCCTATGGCCGGGGTTACCGACAAGCCATTTCGCACCCTGTGTTACGAGAACGGTGCTGGCATGACGGTCTCCGAGATGCTGTCATCAAACCCGGAAGTTTGGGCCAGTGACAAATCCCGTTTGCGCATGGTGCATAGTGACGAGCCTGGCATTCGTGCCGTGCAAATTGCCGGATGTGATCCCGATGAAATGGCGGCTGCCGCGCGCATTAATGTGGCGTCAGGCGCACAGGTCATTGACATCAACATGGGCTGCCCGGCGAAGAAGGTGAATCGTAAGATGGCGGGTTCTGCACTGCTGCAACATCCGCAACTGGTTGAGTCTATTCTCTCCGCGGTCGTGAATGCAGTTGATGTGCCCGTTACGCTGAAGATTCGCACTGGCTGGGATAAAGAAAATCGTAATTGTGTAGAGATTGCCCAATTGGCTGAACGCTGTGGCATTCAGGCTCTCACCATTCATGGACGCACTCGCGCCTGTTTGTTTGAAGGGCAAGCTGAATACGACAGCATTCGGACAGTTAAGCAGAGCGTTACCATTCCGGTTATCGCGAATGGTGACATTACTGACCCGCATAAAGCCAGAGCAGTGCTCGATTATACAGGAGCCGATGCTCTGATGATCGGTCGCGCTGCTCAGGGAAGACCGTGGATCTTCCGGGAAATCCAGCATTATCTGGACACAGGGGAGCTGCTGGCACCGAAGCCGTTGGCTGAAGTGAAGCATATGCTGATTGGACATATACGGGAGCTGCACGACTTTTACGGTCAGCGCAAGGGATACCGTATTGCCCGAAAACACGTTTCCTGGTATTTGCAGGAAAATGCCCCTGATGACCAGTTTCGGCGCACATTCAACGCCATAGAGGATGCCAGCGAACAGCTGGAGGCGTTGGAGGCATACTTCGAAAATCTTGCGTAAACGAAATAAAGAGCTGAAAGAACTATGTTCGAACAACGCGTAAATTCTGACGTACTGACCGTTTCTACCGTTAACTCACAGGATCAGGTGACGCAAAAGCCTCTGCGTGATTCGGTTAAACAGGCACTGAAGAACTATTTTGCTCAACTGAATGGTCAGGATGTGAGTGACCTGTATGAGCTGGTACTGGCTGAAGTCGAGCAGCCACTGTTGGACATGGTGATGCAGTACACCCGTGGCAACCAGACCCGTGCAGCCCTGATGATGGGTATCAACCGTGGTACTCTGCGTAAGAAGCTGAAAAAATACGGCATGAACTGATTTCAGTTTGTTGCTGCGAAAACGCCAGCCTTCGGGCTGGCGTTTTTGTTTGTGTCATTGTCGTTAACAACGGGTGAAACAGTTGTCCCCATAATGGTAACGATAGTTGCAATTGCTCCAGTGATATTTCGCCCGTAGCGCTCTCCTTGTTCTGCCCCATTTTCGCCCGTGTTTTCCCCTCTTTTCGTCACCTGATGGCCGCCCAGGCCGCTGCTGGTGTGATCCTGAACCGCTTCAGCCGCAAATGTGCAAACCCATACATTTTGCCCTGCGTCCCCGCTCACACTGCTTCCATATAGTGAAACTTTTTGCACTGTTTGTGATCGAGGCGACTCGCATTGCTTCCTTTTGGTGCGCGATAGTAGTCGGAACTTTCTGAATGCTTCAGTTTATGAAGAGATCTTTCCAATGAATTCAGGATTCTGCAAACCTGGCATTAGCTTTGCAAAGTCGTGAATGGCTGACCGCCAAAGACAGGAAAAGCGCACATAAAAGTGCGCAATGCACCCACA includes these proteins:
- the msrP gene encoding protein-methionine-sulfoxide reductase catalytic subunit MsrP, which produces MKPKHSLSEADVTPESIFNMQRRQVLKALGLGAAAASLPRVAQADVLSWFKGNDRPAAPAGKALQFSKPPAWQADLPLTPFDKVAGYNNFYEFGLDKADPAANAGTLKTDPWQLRIEGEVAKPITLDMDDIFKRFAMEQRIYRMRCVEAWSMVIPWVGFELNKLLKLAEPTSNARFVAFQTLYAPDQMPGQKDRFIGGGLDYPYVEGLRMDEAMHPLTLLSTGVYGKALPPQNGAPIRLTVPWKYGFKGIKSIVKITLTHDQPPTTWNQIAANEYGFYANVNPHVDHPRWSQATERFIGPGGILKVERQPTLLFNGYAKEVASLYHGLDLRENY
- the msrQ gene encoding protein-methionine-sulfoxide reductase heme-binding subunit MsrQ, producing MRLTLRHITWLKVVLHLAAFLPLVWLFFAASQGWLSADPAKDIQHFTGRMALKLLLATLLVSPLTRYAKQPLLIRTRRMLGLWCFAWACLHLLSYYLLELGVNNLRLLGSELISRPYLTLGIICWLVLFALAITSFQRAQRKLGRRWQTLHNGIYLVAILAPIHYLWSVKVLSPQPLIYALLALLLLGWRYNKLRKLFSR
- the aroQ gene encoding type II 3-dehydroquinate dehydratase translates to MAHNFHILLLNGPNLNLLGTREPEKYGHTTLAQIVSDLTQQADQHHVKLSHLQSNAEFQLIDRIHEARGNVDYIIINPAAFTHTSVALRDALLAVDIPFIEVHLTNVHAREPFRHHSYLSDVSAGVICGLGADGYSWALQTAVKRLTHSN
- the accB gene encoding acetyl-CoA carboxylase biotin carboxyl carrier protein → MDIRKIKKLIELVEESGIAELEISEGEESVRISRSPANVGYPMMQQAYAAPAPQVAPLAAAVAPAVAAPVAEAAKPEISGHIVRSPMVGTFYRTPSPDAKAFIEVGQKVNAGDTLCIVEAMKMMNQIEADKSGVVKAILVESGQPVEFDEPLVVIE
- the accC gene encoding acetyl-CoA carboxylase biotin carboxylase subunit, with translation MLDKIVIANRGEIALRILRACKELGIKTVAVHSTADRDLKHVLLADETVCIGPAQSVKSYLNIPALISAAEITGAVAIHPGYGFLSENADFAEQVERSGFIFIGPKADTIRLMGDKVSAITAMKKAGVPTVPGSDGPLTEDMDKNRAFAKRIGYPVIIKASGGGGGRGMRVVRSDKDLEQSINMTKAEAKAAFNNDMVYMEKYLENPRHIEIQVMADGQGNAIYLAERDCSMQRRHQKVVEEAPAPGITPELRSFIGDRCAKACVDIGYRGAGTFEFLFENGEFYFIEMNTRIQVEHPVTEMITGVDLIKEQLRIAAGQPLSIRQEDVMIRGHAVECRINAEDPNTFLPSPGKITRFHAPGGFGVRWESHIYAGYTVPPYYDSMIGKLITYGENRDVAIARMKNALAELIIDGIKTNVELQMKIMSDENFQQGGTNIHYLEKKLGMQE
- a CDS encoding YhdT family protein, whose protein sequence is MDWRFVQANKEARWAFYLALAYLAVWGLSAWLGGNAAGITGLPRWFELSCLFAPVLFIVLCWLMVRMVFRDMSLEDKDGK
- the panF gene encoding sodium/pantothenate symporter, producing MESEIILPLLAYLVLIAALSVFAMRKQRQGNFLTEYFLGNRSMGGFVLAMTVTATYISASSFIGGPGAAYKYGLGWVLLAMIQVPAVWLSLGVLGKKFAILARRYNAVTLNDMLYGRYRSPLLIWLASLSLLVAFIGAMTVQFIGGARLLETAAGIPYDTGLLIFGGTIALYTAFGGFRASVLNDAMQGLVMLAGTFLLLFAVIHQAGGLETAVTKLRAIDPQLVSPEGVGNVITPTFLSSFAVLVCFGVIGLPHTAVRCISYKDSKAMHRGIIIGTIVVVILMLGMHLAGALGRAILPDLTVPDRVIPTLMITVLPPMAAGVFLAAPMAAIMSTINAQLLQSSATLIKDLYLRIAPQHSENEARLRMLSGTITFVLGLLLLLAAWNPPDMIIWLNLLAFGGLEAVFLWPLVLGLYWERANAAGAISGMVVGAGCYTLLASLKLELWGFHPIVPSLILSLLAFLAGNLFGSTPDAQDAALE
- the prmA gene encoding 50S ribosomal protein L11 methyltransferase, with protein sequence MPWIQIKINSTGEHAETLSDALMESGAVSVTFQDTHDNPVYEPLPGETLLWGDTDVIGLFDAETEMDDVVAELSQHPLLGSGFRHKIEQIEDKDWEREWMDNFHPMRFGERLWICPSWREVPDPNAVNVMLDPGLAFGTGTHPTTSLCLSWLDGLDLQGKTVIDFGCGSGILAIAALKLGAAQAIGIDIDPQAIQASRDNAERNGVADRLALYLPHQQPENLTADVVVANILAGPLRELAPLISVLPKSGGHLGLSGVLASQADSVCEAYTERFVLDPVAEKEEWCRITGVRR
- the dusB gene encoding tRNA dihydrouridine synthase DusB, which codes for MRIGHHQLRNRLIAAPMAGVTDKPFRTLCYENGAGMTVSEMLSSNPEVWASDKSRLRMVHSDEPGIRAVQIAGCDPDEMAAAARINVASGAQVIDINMGCPAKKVNRKMAGSALLQHPQLVESILSAVVNAVDVPVTLKIRTGWDKENRNCVEIAQLAERCGIQALTIHGRTRACLFEGQAEYDSIRTVKQSVTIPVIANGDITDPHKARAVLDYTGADALMIGRAAQGRPWIFREIQHYLDTGELLAPKPLAEVKHMLIGHIRELHDFYGQRKGYRIARKHVSWYLQENAPDDQFRRTFNAIEDASEQLEALEAYFENLA
- the fis gene encoding DNA-binding transcriptional regulator Fis — its product is MFEQRVNSDVLTVSTVNSQDQVTQKPLRDSVKQALKNYFAQLNGQDVSDLYELVLAEVEQPLLDMVMQYTRGNQTRAALMMGINRGTLRKKLKKYGMN